From Azospirillum brasilense:
TGCTCGCGGAAGACGTCGGCGGGCGTCTCGTAGGGGAAGGCGGCGGCATGGCCCAGGACGCGGGCGACCTGGGTGACGATCCACCAGTCGGGCCGCGCCTCGCCCGCCGGGGCACGGAAAGCCCGCTGGCGGGAGATCGTCCGGTCGGAGTTGGTGACGGTGCCGTCCTTCTCGCTCCAGCCCGCGGCGGGCAGGCGGATGTGGGCCAGCCGTGCCGTGTCGGTGTCGGCAATGCAGTCGGAGACGATGACCGTCTCGCAGTTTGCCAGCGCGCGGCGGACGCGGGCGGCGTCGGGCATGCTGACCGCCGGGTTGGTCGCCATGACCCAGACGGCGCGCACCGTGCCCTCCTCCACCGCGCGGAACAGGTCCACCGCCTTCAGGCCGGGCTTGTCCGCCACGCGCGGCGCGTTCCAGAAGCGGCGCAGCCGGTCCACCGACTCCGGCTCGAACCCCATATGGGCGGCGAGCTGGTTGGCGAGCCCGCCGACCTCGCGCCCGCCCATGGCGTTGGGCTGGCCGGTGACCGAGAAGGGCCCCATGCCCGGCGCGCCGATCCGCCCGGTCAGGAAATGGACGTTCAGGATGGCGTTCACCGTGTCCGTCCCCTGCGAGGACTGGTTCACCCCTTGGGAGTAAACGGTGACGGTGCGACGGACCGTTGCGACTTCAGCGTAGAAGGCCTCGATTTCGGCCAGCGGCAGACCGCAGCGGGCGGCGACATGGGCGGGGGAGGGCGCGTCGGCGCGCGCCGCCTCCAGCGCCTTGGCCAGACCGGCGGTGTGCTCCGCAACGAAACGGGCGTCGATCAGGCCGCGGTCGGCGAGGTGGACGAGCAGCCCGTTGAACAGCAGGGCGTCGGTGCCGGGCCGGATGGGCAGGTGGCGGTCGGCCCCGTCCACCGTGGCGGTGCGGCGCGGGTCAATGGCTATAATGCGGGTGCCGCGCGCCCGCTTGGCCGCCAGAAGCCGCTGATTGAGGATCGGGTGGCACCAGGCGAGGTTGGAGCCGACCAGCAGGACCAGATCGGCTTCGTCCAGGTCCTCGTAGGTCACCGGCACCGCGTCGGCCCCAAAGCCGCGCTTGTGGCCGGCCACGCTGGAGGCCATGCAGAGGCGCGAGTTGGTGTCGATGTTGGCGGTGCCGAGGAAGCCCTTCGCCAGCTTGTTGACGGCGTAATAGTCCTCGGTCAGCAATTGGCCGGAGACGTAGAAGGCCACCGAGTCCGGCCCGTGTTTGGCGATGGTGTCGGACAGGCGCGCTGCGACGGCGGCGATGGCCTCGTCCCAGGCGACGCGCCGCCCGTCCACCTGCGGGTGGAGCAGTCGTTCGCCGAGACCCAGCGTGTCGGGCAGATTGGTGCCCTTGGAGCAGAGCTTGCCGCGGTTGGCGGGATGGTCGGGGTCGCCGGAGACGGTGACGGTGCCGTCGGCGGAGACGGAGGCCAGCACGCCGCAGCCGACGCCGCAATAGGGGCAGGTGGTGCGGATGGGCTTCCCCGCCGCGATTTTCCTCTCCCCTCTGGGGAGAGTGAAGGGTGAGAGGGTTGCGCGTGGCGGTGCGTCCGGCACAAGCGCACCCCCCTCACCCCAACCCTCTCCCCAGAGGGGAGAGGGGGAAGAAGGAGGGGGAAAGGGGCTGTCAGCGTCACCCATGGCCACACCCTCCGCGGCCCGGACGGAAGGCGGCCAGCCCGAGTTGCACCGCGCCGTCCACCACCCGCACTGGGCAGTGCCCGGCGCAGCCCTCGTCCGGGCCGACCGCTTCGCCGCTGGCGAGGTCGATCACCCAGCTGTGCAGCGGGCAGGTCACCCGCGCTCCATGGACGATGCCCTGCGACAGCGGCCCGCCGGCGTGCGGGCAGCGGTCCTCCAGCGCGTAGACCTCGTCCGCCACGGTGCGGAACAGGGCGATGTCGCCGT
This genomic window contains:
- a CDS encoding nitrate reductase, producing the protein MLASVSADGTVTVSGDPDHPANRGKLCSKGTNLPDTLGLGERLLHPQVDGRRVAWDEAIAAVAARLSDTIAKHGPDSVAFYVSGQLLTEDYYAVNKLAKGFLGTANIDTNSRLCMASSVAGHKRGFGADAVPVTYEDLDEADLVLLVGSNLAWCHPILNQRLLAAKRARGTRIIAIDPRRTATVDGADRHLPIRPGTDALLFNGLLVHLADRGLIDARFVAEHTAGLAKALEAARADAPSPAHVAARCGLPLAEIEAFYAEVATVRRTVTVYSQGVNQSSQGTDTVNAILNVHFLTGRIGAPGMGPFSVTGQPNAMGGREVGGLANQLAAHMGFEPESVDRLRRFWNAPRVADKPGLKAVDLFRAVEEGTVRAVWVMATNPAVSMPDAARVRRALANCETVIVSDCIADTDTARLAHIRLPAAGWSEKDGTVTNSDRTISRQRAFRAPAGEARPDWWIVTQVARVLGHAAAFPYETPADVFREHAALSAFENGGTRAFDIGGLAGLSDAEFETLAPAPWPRRVGEDPTRRLCTDGRFFTEDGRARFVPVTSRPLPRFAEPGSLMLNTGRLRDQWHTMTRTGLSPRLSAHAPEPCLDLHPQDAAARGLADGALVSLSTPIGTALARLRVTEAQRAGEAFLPMHWTDRFTASCVVGRLVDDRAVDPVSGQPDLKRMPVTVTPYPAAWTGFLIAREPVEPAHGGYWSRRAVPGGHLIELAGEGALPAPEALEFGFAGATVDYSDTARGVLRRAWVTHDRLEACLFLSTSGALPSRGWLVDRLSAEALDGAARRALLSGRSPVPVADEGRTVCSCFGVGVNRLIAAIQSQGLTTVQEVGTALRAGTNCGSCIPELKEILADAQRCHVA
- the nirD gene encoding nitrite reductase small subunit NirD translates to MDQSISWITVGSVEDIPRQGSRVVRTAYGDIALFRTVADEVYALEDRCPHAGGPLSQGIVHGARVTCPLHSWVIDLASGEAVGPDEGCAGHCPVRVVDGAVQLGLAAFRPGRGGCGHG